In Phosphitispora fastidiosa, a single window of DNA contains:
- a CDS encoding MarR family winged helix-turn-helix transcriptional regulator, whose product MDKNISAIYNSLQEVAWYFGNKGFDGECCGDLSLVEFMTLKKTFLNKNFSIQDIGNALNFTKSGATRIVDRLVSKGYLTRERSSVDGRVCCVSVTEKGTEMINETMGKNTAQLQERLKDLEPQVVDVIKDALETLLTAIER is encoded by the coding sequence CAATCTATAATTCGCTGCAGGAGGTAGCATGGTATTTCGGAAACAAAGGATTTGACGGGGAATGCTGCGGGGACCTTTCTTTAGTTGAATTTATGACATTAAAAAAAACGTTCCTTAATAAAAATTTTTCAATACAGGACATAGGAAATGCATTGAATTTTACGAAAAGCGGAGCTACCAGAATTGTTGACCGCTTGGTAAGTAAGGGATACCTCACACGTGAACGTTCTTCCGTTGATGGGCGGGTTTGCTGTGTTTCAGTTACGGAAAAAGGAACAGAAATGATAAATGAGACCATGGGAAAAAATACTGCCCAGCTTCAAGAAAGGTTGAAAGACCTTGAACCACAGGTAGTGGATGTTATTAAAGATGCATTGGAAACTTTATTAACAGCAATAGAGCGGTAA
- a CDS encoding permease has protein sequence MNSLTSTIKYFIVITAELTVLFLGISTIVALILMYISQEKIKNWMSGKGIWGNFIGAFIGALTPFCACSTIPLTLGFLEAGVTFGAVISFVIASPLLNPIILTMLVALMGWKASVIYFIIVFGGTVIFGVILEKAGGSKLVKGVRIKGGEQKDNEEMPKAFKSKLRLSFIKAWGDFRGVLIYLLVGVGIGSIIYGYLPQDFVLKIAGPDNPFTIPIAALIGIPLYIRAETAIPIGVALMQKGMSIGAVIALIIGGAGMAIPEMSMLAGIFKKKLVAAIIMAIFLTAVIGGYIFNMIL, from the coding sequence GTGAATTCACTTACAAGCACAATAAAATATTTTATTGTCATAACTGCGGAGCTTACGGTATTGTTTCTGGGAATCAGCACGATTGTGGCATTAATCCTTATGTATATATCTCAGGAGAAAATTAAAAACTGGATGTCAGGTAAGGGTATATGGGGTAATTTTATTGGAGCATTTATCGGGGCCTTGACACCTTTCTGTGCTTGTTCCACTATTCCGCTGACTCTTGGTTTTTTGGAAGCCGGAGTCACATTTGGCGCTGTGATATCATTTGTGATTGCTTCGCCCTTATTGAATCCTATAATACTGACCATGCTGGTGGCCTTGATGGGCTGGAAGGCAAGCGTAATCTATTTTATTATTGTGTTTGGCGGGACTGTTATTTTTGGAGTAATCCTGGAAAAAGCAGGTGGGTCCAAGCTTGTTAAGGGAGTCCGAATAAAAGGAGGTGAGCAGAAAGATAATGAAGAAATGCCCAAGGCTTTTAAATCCAAATTGAGGCTGTCTTTTATTAAAGCCTGGGGAGACTTCAGGGGTGTCTTAATTTATCTGCTGGTCGGTGTCGGTATTGGGTCAATTATTTACGGCTATCTGCCGCAGGATTTTGTATTAAAAATTGCCGGTCCGGATAATCCTTTTACCATCCCAATTGCAGCGCTAATAGGCATTCCCCTGTATATTCGTGCAGAAACGGCGATACCAATCGGAGTAGCCTTAATGCAAAAAGGTATGAGCATTGGAGCTGTAATCGCTCTAATTATTGGCGGGGCAGGTATGGCAATTCCCGAAATGAGTATGTTAGCAGGTATATTTAAGAAAAAATTGGTAGCAGCTATTATTATGGCGATTTTTCTTACAGCTGTTATTGGCGGATATATTTTCAATATGATTTTATAG
- a CDS encoding sulfurtransferase: MHYLSKRTVFLSLMMILLLVAAGCSSSGVAQNNVPAASETETSVAAAALKLHPASPETVATSTESLGAFSLDEIGPSDIVDVAFVESKVKDSGWVIIDARSAEDYAKGHIPGAVNFGGKGLVTVLKHPMDGRVLPAEKFAKLMSEMGISNDMDLIVYGKANDYHVFIEGSPLYYGAKSFHYMNGGYEAWQKAGQSVETDPVKLSPATFTAKSVNPNMYVSTYQMAEIASTKDPNYYLIDVRSKDEYNGIGFGTTRAGRIPGGISYPVDINMDKEAGVLAVDKFAELYKDVPKDKTVIVYCHRGCRTAFSFLALRSLGYKDVRVYEDSFVVYGNWLDLPVEEEHFLNLRGDFKTTVERAEILWKEAGKS; encoded by the coding sequence ATGCATTATTTATCAAAAAGAACAGTATTTTTAAGCCTTATGATGATACTTCTTCTAGTTGCAGCCGGGTGCAGTTCTTCCGGTGTCGCCCAGAATAACGTACCTGCTGCCAGTGAAACGGAAACTTCAGTTGCTGCAGCAGCTCTAAAACTCCATCCGGCAAGCCCGGAAACAGTAGCTACCAGTACTGAATCATTGGGAGCTTTTTCCCTTGATGAAATCGGCCCGTCTGACATTGTAGATGTTGCTTTTGTTGAATCCAAGGTTAAAGATTCCGGATGGGTAATAATTGACGCCCGTTCTGCTGAGGATTATGCCAAGGGACATATCCCGGGAGCTGTTAACTTTGGCGGCAAAGGTCTCGTTACTGTTCTCAAGCACCCAATGGATGGCCGTGTCCTGCCTGCCGAAAAATTTGCCAAGTTAATGAGTGAAATGGGAATCAGCAATGACATGGACTTGATTGTCTATGGAAAAGCCAATGATTATCATGTATTTATCGAAGGCTCTCCGCTTTATTACGGGGCAAAATCATTCCACTACATGAACGGTGGTTACGAGGCATGGCAGAAAGCAGGCCAGTCAGTTGAAACGGATCCCGTGAAACTGTCACCGGCTACTTTTACTGCCAAGTCTGTTAACCCCAATATGTATGTTTCCACATATCAAATGGCTGAAATCGCTTCAACAAAGGATCCCAATTACTACCTCATCGATGTTCGCAGTAAGGATGAGTATAATGGTATCGGCTTTGGCACTACCCGTGCCGGAAGGATTCCGGGAGGAATCTCCTATCCGGTAGATATTAACATGGATAAAGAAGCCGGAGTACTTGCAGTTGATAAATTTGCAGAACTTTATAAGGATGTTCCTAAAGACAAGACAGTTATTGTTTATTGCCACCGCGGCTGCCGGACCGCCTTCTCCTTCCTTGCTCTCCGCAGCTTAGGTTATAAGGACGTCCGGGTTTATGAAGATTCCTTTGTAGTTTATGGCAACTGGCTTGATTTGCCTGTAGAAGAAGAGCATTTCCTTAACCTGCGCGGTGATTTTAAGACAACGGTTGAGAGGGCCGAAATCCTATGGAAAGAAGCAGGTAAAAGCTAA
- a CDS encoding C-GCAxxG-C-C family protein has protein sequence MLLTLRESSGGPWDNIPIEMFIYGAGGAYSWGTLCGALNTSMAIMCLASEKHAEIGNDLIGWYTEFPFPSDKMDAYSHFPKQHQTISKSPLCHVSVSTWANAADSIQRINEKAKKDRCAKVTGDTAARAAELLNQALGGKVVPLYKVPEEFNHCMQCHQGEKSTLDNQQGKMNCNLCHDVADDHPAKTQ, from the coding sequence TTGCTTCTGACTCTGAGAGAATCATCCGGGGGGCCGTGGGATAATATTCCAATTGAAATGTTCATATACGGCGCTGGTGGAGCATATTCATGGGGTACTTTATGCGGAGCTTTAAATACCAGTATGGCCATTATGTGCCTTGCTTCAGAAAAACATGCCGAAATAGGCAATGATTTAATCGGATGGTACACCGAGTTTCCATTCCCGTCCGACAAAATGGATGCTTATTCCCATTTTCCCAAACAGCATCAGACAATATCCAAATCACCTCTGTGCCACGTATCTGTAAGCACGTGGGCCAATGCTGCTGACTCCATTCAAAGGATTAATGAAAAGGCAAAGAAAGATCGCTGTGCCAAGGTTACCGGTGATACGGCTGCCAGGGCAGCAGAACTCCTGAACCAGGCTCTTGGCGGCAAGGTTGTTCCTCTGTACAAGGTTCCTGAGGAATTTAATCACTGTATGCAGTGTCACCAGGGAGAGAAGAGTACTTTGGATAACCAACAGGGGAAAATGAACTGTAATCTGTGTCATGATGTCGCTGACGATCATCCGGCGAAGACGCAGTAA
- a CDS encoding sigma-70 family RNA polymerase sigma factor, whose translation MIYLNTEELWAIYSSSLKTYIMKHIPDKYEAEDILQEVGIRMQKNANRIKDITNVEAWLYRIAHNLIVDYFRGANKHLLTDHINEIPVPAATEQENYNKEAAECLLKLLEYLPDTYKEAIIESDYNGKKQSLLGQKWGLSNSGSKTRIQRARKKLKKVLLSCCEVKSDNAGNIIDFYNKENDGTEFSCIKC comes from the coding sequence GTGATATATTTGAATACGGAAGAATTATGGGCCATCTATAGTTCCAGCCTGAAGACCTATATAATGAAACATATACCGGATAAATATGAAGCAGAAGATATACTTCAGGAAGTCGGCATTCGAATGCAAAAAAATGCAAACAGAATTAAAGATATAACCAATGTTGAGGCCTGGTTGTACCGGATAGCCCATAATTTAATAGTGGACTATTTCAGAGGAGCAAACAAGCATTTACTGACAGACCATATCAATGAAATACCCGTTCCAGCCGCAACTGAGCAGGAGAACTATAACAAAGAGGCGGCGGAGTGCTTGCTAAAACTTCTTGAATATCTTCCTGACACATATAAAGAAGCCATTATTGAAAGTGATTATAATGGTAAGAAGCAAAGCCTGTTAGGTCAAAAATGGGGATTAAGCAATTCCGGAAGCAAAACCAGAATCCAGCGGGCACGGAAAAAATTAAAAAAAGTGCTGCTTAGTTGCTGTGAAGTCAAATCAGATAACGCAGGGAATATAATAGATTTTTATAATAAAGAAAATGATGGAACTGAATTTTCGTGTATAAAGTGTTAG
- a CDS encoding DUF2703 domain-containing protein: MKKLIIEWKHLDVEGETCNRCYDTGENLNQEVKRLNRALQPQGIEVEWFETKLDDTQIPQSNTILFNGVPIEDILDIKVSENFCESCTALLGNETYCRTITYEGCEYEDIPAKAIRQAAFKVLGIEEAKRVPMANSGCCNNSGCC; the protein is encoded by the coding sequence ATGAAAAAACTTATAATTGAATGGAAACATCTTGATGTTGAAGGGGAGACCTGCAACCGTTGTTATGATACGGGTGAAAATCTTAATCAGGAAGTAAAAAGATTAAACAGAGCGTTGCAACCACAGGGCATCGAGGTAGAATGGTTTGAGACCAAACTCGATGATACCCAGATTCCTCAATCAAATACTATCTTATTCAATGGAGTTCCTATTGAAGACATCTTGGATATTAAGGTATCAGAGAACTTCTGTGAGTCCTGTACTGCTTTACTGGGAAATGAAACTTACTGTCGAACCATTACATATGAAGGCTGCGAGTATGAAGACATACCTGCCAAGGCCATCCGGCAGGCGGCATTTAAGGTATTAGGCATAGAAGAAGCGAAAAGGGTGCCGATGGCAAATTCCGGCTGTTGTAATAACAGCGGCTGCTGCTAA
- a CDS encoding uroporphyrinogen decarboxylase family protein yields the protein MNFETAGFECALIPFDICVEAELMGCKIKYFRNSNESIYPNIKKRLIIEPNEIEGVEAPDEVMGR from the coding sequence GTGAATTTTGAGACGGCGGGTTTTGAATGTGCCCTGATACCTTTTGACATCTGTGTTGAAGCTGAGTTGATGGGGTGTAAAATAAAGTATTTTCGCAATAGCAACGAATCAATATATCCGAATATAAAGAAACGTTTAATTATAGAACCAAACGAAATCGAAGGAGTGGAGGCTCCTGATGAGGTTATGGGGAGATGA
- a CDS encoding ArsR/SmtB family transcription factor has product MRLWGDEVRLKILQMLTEREMCVCEIIDWLDMSQPVVSHHLKILRQAGLVKDCRDGKWIYYSLNENPGRLLLF; this is encoded by the coding sequence ATGAGGTTATGGGGAGATGAGGTCAGGTTAAAGATACTGCAAATGCTGACAGAACGTGAAATGTGTGTCTGTGAAATAATTGACTGGCTGGACATGTCCCAGCCGGTAGTTTCCCATCACCTGAAAATTCTCAGGCAGGCCGGGCTGGTGAAAGACTGCCGGGACGGGAAGTGGATATATTACTCCTTAAATGAAAACCCGGGGAGGTTGTTACTGTTCTAA
- a CDS encoding S-layer homology domain-containing protein, which yields MLGIKLIKLSLIVICIMLTSAMPAFAENAADVQGHWGEKEINQWIEQGFITGYADGTFKPDQNITRAEFITILNKALGLKEKTEDNFKDVPQRAWYAGEFAKARYAAYISGYNDGSVRPQNNISRQEVAVLVANLLRLTEANNLMTVKKFRDAASIPAWSKACINQLAVKGYINGYADQTFHPTAPITRAEAVAMLNRVLGQIISEPKTYGPETGQEVINGNLTLTSQDIILQNLTVAGDMYCTAGIGEGNVYVKDSDIKGNIIISGGGINSVIFLNTSSQGIIIYKNSGRVRVVAEGDTSLNKAVLETPAILVEQDARGKGFSDVEIIVIKPGEAVELDGDFQNVSIAAKIEVSITGNTNINNIEIDSSAEGSQIDIDSSASINNVIINAGIQITGSGTIDAAVVNANNVTIQQKVNRVTVSQAVQSTNVGGQEINEPGVVTTPVAGGSGSSNSTHAPAAGQDTGAVNEDESVLIDVLANDTDALSHTLTVTGFTYEISDGNGGTATATVSVTINAVNDAPATVNDTAAVDQDSTVLIDVIANDTDVEGDTLSITSLTQGTNGMVSKEGDSLRYTPDAGYTGADSFTYNISDGNGGTATGTVSVTVNLAGPLLSMDIDEPFWITERFPVSITHTGTYEFRTSFYSFDCDTILYVLDAATAGNILGSNDDYTDLYACVILNLDPGTYYVKVEEFSASYLYCHLEVSEL from the coding sequence GTGTTGGGAATAAAGCTAATTAAATTGAGCTTAATAGTTATCTGTATCATGCTGACCTCTGCTATGCCCGCTTTTGCAGAAAATGCGGCAGATGTACAGGGGCACTGGGGAGAAAAAGAGATAAATCAATGGATAGAACAAGGATTTATCACAGGATATGCCGATGGGACATTTAAACCGGACCAGAATATAACCAGGGCCGAGTTTATAACAATCCTGAACAAAGCGTTAGGGCTTAAGGAGAAAACAGAGGACAATTTTAAGGATGTTCCCCAACGTGCCTGGTATGCCGGGGAATTTGCAAAAGCCAGGTATGCAGCATATATTTCAGGTTACAATGACGGCAGCGTTAGACCGCAAAACAATATTTCGCGGCAGGAGGTTGCAGTACTTGTGGCCAATCTTCTGAGGTTAACTGAAGCCAATAATTTGATGACAGTGAAAAAATTTAGGGACGCGGCTTCTATACCTGCCTGGAGTAAAGCATGTATTAACCAGCTGGCAGTTAAGGGATATATTAATGGTTATGCAGACCAGACTTTTCATCCCACGGCACCTATCACCAGGGCTGAGGCTGTTGCCATGCTAAACAGGGTTTTGGGCCAAATAATAAGTGAACCCAAGACTTATGGACCTGAAACAGGGCAAGAGGTGATTAACGGCAACCTTACCCTGACCAGTCAGGATATTATATTACAGAACCTGACCGTGGCAGGGGATATGTACTGCACTGCAGGTATTGGTGAAGGTAATGTCTATGTTAAGGATTCAGATATTAAAGGTAATATTATTATCAGCGGCGGGGGAATAAACTCTGTAATTTTTCTGAATACCTCTTCCCAAGGAATTATCATTTATAAAAACAGCGGCAGGGTACGTGTTGTAGCCGAAGGGGATACTTCTTTAAACAAAGCGGTTTTGGAGACCCCGGCAATATTGGTGGAACAGGATGCCCGGGGCAAAGGATTCAGTGATGTTGAGATAATTGTCATCAAACCGGGGGAAGCAGTTGAGTTGGATGGGGATTTCCAAAATGTTTCCATAGCTGCAAAGATTGAAGTGAGTATAACGGGAAATACCAATATAAATAATATTGAAATTGACAGTTCGGCAGAAGGCAGTCAGATTGATATAGACAGCAGTGCAAGTATAAATAATGTTATTATTAATGCGGGCATCCAGATCACCGGCAGCGGAACGATTGATGCTGCAGTTGTTAATGCCAATAATGTGACAATTCAGCAGAAGGTGAACCGGGTAACGGTGTCCCAAGCAGTGCAGTCAACTAATGTGGGAGGCCAGGAGATTAATGAGCCGGGAGTGGTGACAACTCCTGTGGCAGGCGGCAGCGGAAGCTCTAATTCCACTCATGCTCCGGCAGCAGGTCAAGATACGGGGGCTGTAAATGAAGATGAAAGCGTATTAATAGATGTACTGGCGAATGACACCGATGCCTTGAGTCATACGCTGACAGTCACCGGCTTCACCTATGAAATCAGTGACGGCAATGGCGGGACCGCGACAGCCACGGTTAGTGTAACCATAAATGCGGTCAACGATGCCCCGGCTACGGTCAATGATACTGCTGCAGTTGACCAGGATAGTACTGTGCTGATAGATGTAATAGCCAATGATACGGATGTTGAGGGTGATACCCTGTCAATCACGAGCCTCACCCAGGGGACTAACGGTATGGTGTCCAAGGAAGGAGACAGCCTGAGGTATACGCCTGATGCCGGTTACACCGGAGCCGACAGTTTTACCTATAATATCAGTGACGGCAACGGCGGTACCGCAACAGGCACAGTAAGTGTTACGGTGAACCTTGCCGGGCCTTTGTTATCAATGGATATAGACGAACCTTTCTGGATAACAGAACGTTTCCCGGTATCAATAACTCACACGGGGACTTATGAATTCAGAACAAGTTTTTATTCTTTCGATTGCGATACCATCCTGTATGTTTTAGATGCAGCTACAGCTGGCAATATACTGGGATCTAATGATGATTACACCGATTTATATGCCTGTGTTATCTTAAACCTGGACCCGGGAACATATTACGTAAAGGTTGAAGAGTTTTCAGCAAGTTATCTTTATTGTCACTTAGAAGTTTCTGAATTGTAG
- a CDS encoding manganese catalase family protein: MWIYEKKLQYPVRVSGPNPRLAKIVLEQYGGSDGEAAAANRYLTQRYTMPTGMAKGVLTDIGTEELAHWEIIATLFYKLMKGVTPAQAKAAGLEAYYANHGKDVFLQNAGGVPFTAAYFAAKGDPVANLVEDMAAEEKARATYENILNLSDDPCVNDTLKFLREREVVHFQRFGEVLDNVQTHLNCKKVF; the protein is encoded by the coding sequence ATGTGGATATATGAGAAAAAGCTTCAATACCCTGTCCGGGTAAGCGGCCCCAACCCACGGCTTGCGAAAATAGTCCTGGAACAGTACGGCGGCTCCGACGGGGAAGCGGCAGCAGCCAACCGCTACCTGACACAGCGGTATACAATGCCGACAGGAATGGCCAAAGGAGTGCTTACAGATATTGGGACCGAAGAGCTGGCACACTGGGAGATCATTGCCACACTGTTCTATAAGCTGATGAAGGGGGTAACCCCCGCCCAGGCCAAGGCAGCCGGGCTGGAAGCCTATTACGCCAACCACGGCAAGGATGTCTTCCTGCAGAATGCCGGGGGAGTACCCTTTACCGCGGCCTACTTTGCCGCCAAGGGAGACCCGGTGGCAAACCTGGTCGAGGATATGGCCGCTGAGGAAAAGGCCAGGGCCACCTATGAAAACATCCTCAACTTAAGTGATGACCCCTGTGTCAATGATACCCTCAAGTTCCTCCGGGAGCGTGAAGTTGTCCACTTCCAGAGGTTCGGTGAAGTCCTGGATAATGTGCAGACACATTTGAACTGTAAGAAAGTATTTTAG
- a CDS encoding spore coat protein CotJB, which translates to MNRKISHQAHLLKEIMSYEFTAVELNLFLDTHPADIKALAEYNQVTECLKKLKFEYEKCYGPLMNFGTSPSQHPWRWIDEPWPWQIEY; encoded by the coding sequence ATGAATAGGAAAATTTCTCACCAGGCACACCTGCTCAAGGAAATAATGAGCTACGAATTTACTGCCGTTGAACTTAACCTCTTCCTGGACACACATCCTGCTGATATCAAGGCATTGGCAGAATATAACCAGGTCACTGAGTGTCTGAAAAAACTCAAGTTTGAATACGAAAAATGCTACGGTCCCCTGATGAACTTCGGCACTTCCCCCAGCCAGCACCCATGGCGCTGGATTGACGAGCCATGGCCGTGGCAAATCGAGTACTAA
- a CDS encoding spore coat associated protein CotJA, giving the protein MLREYNNCLPPEPIGACFPQARLAQAWTPYQYMRLVFDPEIGLYHGTIFPELVRPYTPHPCTSEW; this is encoded by the coding sequence ATGTTGAGAGAATATAACAACTGTCTGCCTCCGGAGCCAATAGGAGCGTGCTTTCCCCAGGCCCGGCTGGCACAGGCATGGACACCTTACCAGTATATGAGGCTGGTATTTGACCCGGAAATCGGCCTGTACCATGGCACTATCTTTCCGGAACTTGTGAGACCTTATACTCCCCATCCGTGTACATCTGAATGGTAA
- a CDS encoding DUF4363 family protein, producing MKIVVATIVILALLLGFGTYAYYYLDSTANELLVMAERIEKSVANDDWQQAESDFSKLHAIWERTIVKWTILIDHIELDQINTSMSRTKKFMDTRDLSGFMSEMAELKLLIKHVPEKEALNMKNVL from the coding sequence CGCTACAATAGTGATTTTAGCCCTTCTCCTGGGTTTCGGAACCTATGCCTATTATTATCTTGACAGCACCGCAAATGAACTCCTGGTTATGGCTGAACGAATTGAAAAAAGTGTTGCCAATGATGACTGGCAGCAGGCCGAATCTGACTTTTCCAAACTTCATGCCATATGGGAACGGACCATCGTCAAATGGACCATCCTGATTGACCACATCGAACTGGACCAGATAAATACATCAATGTCCCGGACTAAAAAATTCATGGACACCAGGGACCTATCCGGCTTTATGTCGGAAATGGCGGAACTAAAGCTGCTTATCAAACACGTCCCTGAAAAAGAAGCCCTCAATATGAAAAATGTATTATGA